The following are from one region of the Paenibacillus sp. KS-LC4 genome:
- a CDS encoding RsfA family transcriptional regulator, translating to MTAVRQDAWSPDDDLILAEVTLRHIREGSTQLGAFEEVGERIGRTSAACGFRWNSCVRKRYEEAIQIAKQQRQKRNYLKKQAIAATPQVSSLPAYEATEERGFKAESQATEELLSIDSVIRFLRQIKTTYHDVGRQLKSFEKELREKEEELGRLRGENERLSREVNNAQSDYHTVNDDYKTLIQIMDRARRLAVLTNDEEAKPRFKMDANGNLERIE from the coding sequence ATGACAGCAGTCAGACAAGATGCGTGGAGTCCAGACGACGATTTAATTCTCGCCGAAGTGACCCTGCGCCATATTAGAGAAGGCAGTACCCAGCTTGGAGCTTTCGAAGAGGTAGGGGAGCGGATTGGCCGTACATCCGCAGCATGTGGATTCCGCTGGAACAGCTGTGTTCGCAAGCGTTATGAAGAAGCTATACAAATTGCCAAGCAACAGCGGCAGAAACGCAATTATTTGAAAAAACAAGCGATAGCGGCAACTCCGCAAGTATCTTCGCTGCCGGCTTATGAGGCGACAGAGGAGAGAGGCTTCAAGGCGGAATCGCAAGCGACGGAAGAATTGCTTTCCATTGATTCGGTTATTCGTTTCCTGCGTCAAATCAAGACAACGTATCACGATGTGGGACGTCAGCTCAAGTCGTTCGAGAAAGAGCTGAGAGAGAAGGAAGAGGAGCTTGGCCGTTTGCGGGGCGAAAATGAAAGATTGTCTCGTGAGGTGAACAACGCTCAAAGTGATTACCACACCGTCAATGATGATTACAAAACGTTAATTCAAATTATGGACCGTGCCAGACGGCTTGCCGTGCTGACGAATGATGAGGAAGCGAAGCCGCGCTTCAAGATGGATGCCAATGGCAACCTGGAGAGAATTGAATAG
- a CDS encoding 2-dehydropantoate 2-reductase: protein MHIALVGGGALGLLYAARLAITKAEVTVWTRTERQSALLAEEGIRLLELGEAGGAREASRHAVKIASVHSRSLESAAAEAEADCTGRQAPDWIIVAVKQADLTRELLRAIRKLAAPAAAVLFLQNGIGHLELAAEELPGLPLFIGVTTEGALRQDERTVRHTGKGQLALGPSSLNSQAAGKRDENHQIMLQNALQLAGFTVLLSKTMNNRVYEKLLINAIINPLTAIFDVTNGELPQHSARLRLMRALYEETKEILRVAGGAELGEGAWENVLAVCEATSANVSSMLSDVRAGRPTEVQWINGGVSSLARRGGMESPLNDAMSEMVRHLQDERL, encoded by the coding sequence ATGCATATCGCTCTAGTAGGCGGGGGAGCGCTGGGTCTGCTTTATGCAGCGAGGCTGGCCATTACGAAAGCTGAGGTTACGGTATGGACGCGAACGGAGCGTCAGTCCGCTCTACTGGCAGAAGAAGGCATTCGCTTGCTGGAGTTAGGCGAAGCAGGAGGAGCCAGAGAAGCGTCACGGCATGCTGTAAAAATAGCAAGTGTACATAGCAGAAGCCTAGAATCGGCAGCAGCTGAAGCAGAGGCTGACTGCACGGGGCGGCAGGCGCCAGATTGGATCATCGTCGCCGTCAAGCAAGCAGACTTGACGAGAGAGCTGCTTCGAGCTATAAGGAAGCTCGCGGCGCCTGCTGCGGCTGTTCTTTTTTTGCAAAATGGCATCGGACATCTGGAGCTGGCGGCAGAGGAGCTTCCGGGGCTGCCATTATTTATTGGCGTTACGACCGAAGGGGCGCTGCGCCAAGATGAAAGAACGGTAAGGCATACCGGCAAAGGACAGCTTGCACTCGGCCCATCGTCTTTAAATAGTCAAGCAGCGGGCAAAAGGGATGAAAATCATCAAATTATGTTGCAAAATGCCTTGCAATTGGCAGGATTTACGGTGTTGCTGTCGAAGACAATGAACAATCGAGTTTATGAGAAGCTCCTCATTAACGCAATTATTAATCCGCTTACAGCAATATTTGATGTGACGAACGGCGAGCTGCCACAGCATTCGGCGAGGCTGCGGCTTATGCGCGCTTTATATGAGGAAACAAAAGAGATTTTACGTGTGGCTGGCGGGGCAGAGCTTGGCGAGGGCGCTTGGGAGAACGTGCTTGCTGTTTGCGAAGCTACCTCCGCCAACGTGTCATCAATGCTTAGCGATGTACGGGCAGGCCGTCCTACTGAAGTACAGTGGATAAATGGGGGCGTTTCCAGCCTAGCTAGACGTGGTGGCATGGAATCGCCGCTGAACGATGCCATGAGCGAAATGGTACGGCATTTGCAGGATGAACGGCTATAG
- a CDS encoding DUF3397 domain-containing protein — protein sequence MGIIWESIKHFYAYMAVIPVIPFLLIYFGYGAIIRDRKKAFRLAMDITTALLIGCVAVLLDSLFNNSFGLYGILLIMLIGGGLLGNAQFRKRGSVNVKRIFRAVWRLGFFTMSMLYLLLMFIAIGQSIFSI from the coding sequence ATGGGGATAATATGGGAGAGCATCAAGCATTTTTATGCTTATATGGCGGTTATTCCAGTAATACCTTTTCTCTTGATTTATTTTGGCTACGGAGCTATTATACGAGACCGCAAAAAAGCCTTTCGTCTGGCGATGGATATAACGACCGCTTTGCTGATCGGCTGTGTGGCGGTATTGCTTGATTCCTTGTTCAATAATTCCTTTGGTTTGTATGGCATTTTGTTGATTATGCTAATTGGCGGCGGCTTGCTGGGCAATGCCCAGTTCCGCAAGCGCGGCAGCGTCAATGTGAAAAGAATTTTTCGCGCCGTATGGCGGCTTGGATTTTTCACGATGAGCATGCTTTATCTGCTGCTTATGTTTATTGCCATCGGGCAATCTATTTTTTCGATATAA
- the bshC gene encoding bacillithiol biosynthesis cysteine-adding enzyme BshC produces MSTETYSLPSTQPLTDAYVNLTDSRLESLFGYHPGRKGDWELRAKRLAQSAGTRADAASVAAVLRDYNSKWNAAPEALAAIDAIAEGAPVIVGGQQAGLWSGPLLVIHKAVSIIGAARHAEQLLGRKVAAVFWIAGEDHDWDEANHAYVLTADQGLRKLAAARPEGARTSVSRTAIESDTWAALLSELEQALPHSDFKPEIVQQLRQITEQAQSLSEMFAGVISCLLSKHGIVLMDADDPQLRRLEAPLFEKLITHNDELEQAYTAAANQVKELGYPLQVDVTPGSSNLFVFQAEKGQERTLLYKQEGSFQSRKGDFSLSKEQLLDIARQQPEQLSNNVLTRPLMQDYLFPVLGTVLGAAEIAYWAITGEAFRKLDMEMPIVLPRISFTLVEGTVAKHMGKYELTLEDVALRFEERKQQWLAEQDQLSIEEKFAAAKQAFEDLYAPLLDLAASIQPGLAKLGDTNRQKIIEQITFLETRTRDAHEKQYEAAIRQLDRIALSLWPSGKPQERVLNMTAYWNRYGTSWLDKLLEAPFSPLGGHQIIYL; encoded by the coding sequence ATGTCTACCGAAACTTATTCATTACCAAGCACTCAGCCGCTCACCGACGCCTATGTTAACCTAACGGACTCAAGGCTTGAGTCCTTGTTTGGCTATCATCCGGGTCGCAAGGGCGATTGGGAGCTGCGTGCCAAGCGGCTTGCACAATCAGCGGGCACAAGGGCGGATGCTGCTTCAGTCGCAGCGGTGCTGCGCGATTACAATAGCAAATGGAACGCTGCGCCCGAGGCGCTGGCTGCCATTGATGCGATTGCGGAAGGCGCGCCCGTTATCGTTGGCGGTCAGCAGGCAGGGCTATGGTCGGGACCGCTTCTAGTTATACATAAAGCCGTATCCATTATCGGCGCAGCCCGTCATGCCGAGCAGCTGCTTGGGAGAAAGGTCGCTGCTGTATTTTGGATTGCTGGAGAGGATCATGACTGGGACGAAGCGAATCATGCCTATGTGCTGACCGCTGATCAAGGGCTGCGCAAGCTGGCGGCTGCCCGTCCGGAAGGGGCAAGAACATCGGTTAGCCGTACCGCTATTGAATCGGATACGTGGGCGGCACTTCTATCCGAGCTGGAGCAGGCGCTGCCACATTCTGATTTTAAGCCGGAAATTGTTCAGCAGCTTAGGCAGATTACGGAGCAAGCACAGTCGCTATCAGAAATGTTTGCCGGTGTAATCAGCTGCTTGCTAAGCAAGCATGGCATCGTTCTCATGGATGCTGATGATCCACAGCTGCGGAGGCTTGAGGCCCCTTTGTTCGAGAAGCTGATCACGCACAACGATGAGCTGGAGCAGGCGTATACAGCTGCCGCCAATCAGGTGAAGGAGCTTGGCTATCCTTTGCAGGTTGATGTAACGCCCGGCAGCTCTAATTTGTTTGTTTTCCAAGCAGAGAAAGGGCAGGAGAGAACGCTGCTATATAAGCAGGAAGGAAGCTTTCAAAGCCGCAAGGGCGATTTTTCGCTATCCAAGGAGCAATTGCTGGACATTGCGCGGCAGCAGCCAGAGCAGCTCAGCAACAATGTGCTGACACGCCCGCTGATGCAGGATTATTTGTTCCCGGTGCTAGGGACGGTACTAGGCGCCGCTGAAATTGCTTATTGGGCAATAACTGGGGAAGCTTTCCGCAAGCTGGATATGGAAATGCCGATTGTATTGCCACGCATATCCTTTACGCTTGTAGAGGGTACAGTTGCCAAGCATATGGGCAAGTACGAGCTGACGCTTGAGGATGTGGCCTTGCGCTTTGAGGAGCGCAAGCAGCAATGGCTGGCAGAGCAGGATCAGCTGTCCATAGAGGAGAAGTTTGCCGCAGCAAAGCAGGCGTTTGAGGATTTATACGCGCCGCTGCTGGATTTGGCTGCTTCGATACAGCCGGGTCTTGCCAAGCTCGGCGATACGAACCGTCAGAAAATCATCGAGCAAATCACTTTTCTTGAGACGCGCACGAGGGATGCCCATGAGAAGCAGTACGAGGCAGCTATTCGCCAGCTGGATCGTATTGCGCTGTCTTTGTGGCCGAGCGGAAAACCGCAGGAGCGGGTATTGAATATGACCGCTTATTGGAATCGTTACGGAACTTCATGGCTCGACAAGCTGCTGGAGGCTCCGTTTTCCCCGCTAGGCGGTCATCAAATCATTTATTTATAA
- a CDS encoding adenosylhomocysteinase — translation MSTIDKSIIRDIKLAPEGHLKIDWVSAHMPVLSSIREQFEKEQPFKGLKVSIALHLEAKTAYLAKVVKAGGAEVTIAGSNPLSTQDDICAALVEDGITVFAKHNPSPEEYNELIIKAIESKPDLIIDDGGELITLLHKDRPDLRENLRGGAEETTTGIIRLKAMEKDGTLQLPMVAVNDAYCKYLFDNRYGTGQSVFDSLNKTTNLVIAGKTVVVVGYGWCGKGVAMRAKGLGAKVVVTEVDAIRAVEAHMDGFTVLPMMEAVKLGDVFITVTGNRDNIRGEHYKVMKGGAILANAGHFDVEFNIPELKALSTNVRTVRNNIEEYQLEDGRSIYVIAKGRLVNLAAGDGHPAEIMDTTFALQALSLRYVNEQYKALGKKVVNLPYELDESVARIKLESLGISIDTLTAEQIAYQDSWNV, via the coding sequence ATGAGTACAATTGATAAAAGTATTATTCGTGATATTAAGCTTGCCCCTGAAGGGCATTTGAAAATTGACTGGGTCAGCGCTCATATGCCAGTGCTTTCGAGCATTCGTGAGCAATTTGAGAAGGAGCAGCCATTCAAAGGCTTGAAGGTGTCGATTGCGCTGCATTTGGAAGCGAAAACGGCTTATTTGGCTAAAGTCGTAAAGGCTGGCGGAGCGGAGGTTACAATTGCGGGCAGCAACCCGTTATCTACTCAGGATGACATTTGTGCGGCGCTGGTAGAAGACGGCATTACGGTTTTTGCAAAGCATAATCCTAGCCCGGAAGAGTATAATGAGCTGATTATTAAAGCAATCGAATCGAAGCCGGATCTTATAATTGACGACGGCGGCGAGCTGATTACGCTGCTGCACAAAGACCGCCCGGATTTGCGTGAAAATTTGCGTGGTGGCGCAGAGGAAACGACGACGGGTATTATTCGTCTGAAAGCAATGGAGAAGGATGGCACGCTGCAGCTTCCAATGGTTGCAGTTAATGATGCTTACTGCAAATACTTGTTCGACAACCGTTATGGTACCGGTCAATCGGTATTTGACTCGCTGAACAAAACGACGAACCTCGTTATTGCTGGCAAAACCGTCGTCGTTGTAGGCTACGGCTGGTGCGGCAAAGGCGTAGCTATGCGTGCCAAAGGACTAGGCGCCAAAGTTGTCGTTACGGAAGTGGATGCAATTCGTGCGGTTGAAGCACATATGGACGGCTTCACTGTGCTGCCGATGATGGAAGCGGTCAAGCTTGGCGATGTGTTTATTACAGTTACAGGCAACCGTGACAATATTCGCGGCGAGCACTACAAGGTGATGAAGGGCGGCGCTATTTTGGCGAACGCCGGACATTTTGATGTGGAGTTCAATATTCCGGAGCTTAAGGCGCTTTCTACTAATGTGCGCACCGTTCGCAACAACATTGAGGAATATCAATTGGAGGATGGCAGAAGCATTTATGTCATTGCCAAAGGCCGCCTTGTCAACTTAGCAGCGGGCGATGGCCATCCGGCAGAAATTATGGATACGACGTTTGCGCTTCAAGCACTGTCGCTTCGTTATGTAAACGAGCAATATAAAGCACTGGGCAAAAAAGTAGTTAATTTGCCTTATGAGCTGGACGAAAGCGTAGCACGCATCAAGCTGGAGTCGCTTGGTATCAGCATTGATACGCTTACAGCAGAGCAAATTGCATATCAGGATAGCTGGAACGTTTAA
- a CDS encoding DUF4349 domain-containing protein, protein MNKIEKTKWRMKESAKESATESCVNKIFILLPTSLMLAIMLLLSACSSANTGTEMGTAQSSSVKLEEQSSLSMSDSAAADAETSKALDNKSLTAAPADSPIDSMAIGGEAFNQKLIYTATMTMEVDDYEAAAQQLRNAIHQAGGYILAFQDGQYGNEQGASYTIKVPAQGFMSFVERLEGIENKHLERELKGTDVTEEYVDLEARLKAKQVVEQRLLSFMDKAQQADDLVKFSQQLAKVQEEIEQIKGRTRYLDKNVAFSTIELRLYQPIDRTFKTGKEEQSLGGKMAASFKTSYEGTWNVLQGLLVFLAGALPALVIPVIIGLVIWWFVRRSRAKTPPAKPEQEQQ, encoded by the coding sequence ATGAACAAAATAGAGAAAACAAAATGGAGAATGAAAGAAAGCGCAAAGGAAAGCGCAACAGAAAGCTGTGTAAATAAAATATTCATTTTACTGCCGACATCGCTCATGCTTGCTATTATGCTGCTGCTTTCGGCCTGTTCGTCTGCAAACACCGGGACGGAAATGGGCACAGCCCAGAGCTCCAGCGTCAAGCTTGAGGAGCAGAGCAGCTTAAGCATGAGTGATAGTGCGGCTGCTGATGCGGAAACGAGCAAAGCTTTAGACAATAAATCGTTAACAGCAGCCCCGGCAGACAGTCCGATAGACAGCATGGCTATTGGTGGGGAAGCGTTTAACCAAAAGCTGATCTATACGGCTACAATGACGATGGAGGTTGACGATTATGAGGCGGCGGCCCAGCAGCTGCGTAATGCCATCCATCAGGCTGGCGGGTACATTCTTGCTTTTCAGGATGGTCAGTATGGCAATGAGCAGGGAGCAAGCTATACGATTAAAGTGCCGGCTCAAGGGTTTATGTCATTTGTGGAGCGGCTGGAGGGAATCGAGAACAAGCATCTGGAGCGCGAGCTGAAAGGAACCGATGTGACGGAGGAATACGTCGATTTGGAAGCGAGGCTGAAGGCGAAGCAGGTGGTGGAGCAAAGGCTGCTTTCCTTCATGGATAAGGCGCAGCAGGCGGATGACCTGGTCAAGTTTTCGCAGCAGCTTGCAAAGGTACAGGAGGAAATTGAACAAATTAAAGGGCGTACGCGTTATTTGGACAAAAATGTAGCTTTCTCCACGATTGAGCTAAGGCTGTATCAGCCTATTGATCGTACGTTCAAGACGGGCAAGGAAGAGCAATCGCTAGGCGGCAAGATGGCGGCATCCTTTAAAACGAGCTATGAGGGAACATGGAACGTCCTTCAAGGGCTGCTCGTCTTCCTCGCGGGAGCGCTGCCTGCACTCGTTATTCCTGTAATCATTGGGCTGGTCATCTGGTGGTTTGTACGGCGTTCCCGCGCCAAAACACCGCCTGCAAAGCCGGAGCAGGAGCAGCAATAA
- the mraZ gene encoding division/cell wall cluster transcriptional repressor MraZ has protein sequence MFMGEYQHSVDDKGRLIVPAKFRDSLGASFIATRGLDNCLFVYPMSEWTVLEQKLKSLPLMKADARAFTRFFFSGATECELDKQGRVNLPGHLRDYAKIDKDCMVLGVSSRVEIWSKAVWDGYYTESEQTFNEIAEKLVDFDFNF, from the coding sequence ATGTTCATGGGCGAATATCAGCACAGCGTTGATGACAAAGGTCGGCTTATCGTTCCAGCCAAATTCCGTGATTCACTAGGCGCTTCCTTTATTGCCACCCGCGGTCTCGACAATTGCTTATTTGTTTATCCAATGAGCGAATGGACCGTGCTTGAGCAGAAGCTCAAATCACTTCCGCTCATGAAGGCAGATGCAAGGGCGTTCACTCGGTTCTTTTTCTCCGGGGCAACCGAATGCGAGCTGGATAAACAGGGAAGGGTAAACTTGCCGGGACATCTTAGAGATTACGCGAAAATTGATAAGGATTGTATGGTTCTGGGGGTTTCAAGCAGGGTAGAAATATGGAGCAAGGCGGTTTGGGACGGCTACTATACAGAGTCTGAGCAAACCTTTAATGAAATTGCCGAGAAGCTGGTCGATTTTGACTTCAACTTTTAA
- the rsmH gene encoding 16S rRNA (cytosine(1402)-N(4))-methyltransferase RsmH, producing MFQHVTVLMEEAVDGLAIKPDGIYVDCTLGGAGHSERIASSLGEGGRLIAFDQDDIALNHAKIRLAPYLDKVTLVKSNFRYLEQMLLTCDVPVAGGVPQVDGILFDLGVSSPQLDEAERGFSYNHDAPLDMRMDQGGAMTAHEIVNTWDEREISRILSHYGEEKFARSIAKTIIKTRESKPIETTGELVELIKLSIPAAARRTGGHPAKRTFQALRIAVNDELRAEEEALAQAIRCLNPGGRAAVITFHSLEDRICKQLFASLLEKCTCPPDFPKCVCGGTGKLRLVNRKPIVPSEQELESNPRARSAKLRIAEKL from the coding sequence GTGTTTCAGCATGTAACAGTACTTATGGAGGAAGCGGTTGACGGCCTGGCCATTAAGCCGGACGGCATTTACGTCGATTGCACGCTCGGCGGGGCGGGACACAGTGAACGCATTGCGTCGAGTTTGGGCGAGGGAGGACGGTTAATCGCTTTTGATCAGGATGATATTGCGCTGAACCACGCAAAGATCAGGCTTGCACCGTATTTGGATAAAGTAACACTTGTGAAAAGTAATTTCCGTTATTTGGAGCAAATGCTGCTCACCTGCGATGTGCCGGTTGCGGGCGGCGTACCTCAAGTCGATGGCATCCTGTTTGACCTTGGCGTATCGAGCCCTCAGCTTGATGAGGCGGAGCGCGGCTTTAGCTATAATCATGACGCGCCGCTTGATATGCGGATGGATCAAGGCGGGGCTATGACCGCGCATGAAATCGTCAATACATGGGATGAACGCGAAATATCGCGGATTTTATCCCATTATGGCGAGGAGAAGTTTGCCAGATCCATTGCCAAGACGATTATCAAGACGAGGGAAAGCAAGCCGATTGAGACAACGGGAGAGCTTGTGGAGCTCATCAAGCTGTCCATCCCTGCGGCCGCAAGACGCACAGGCGGACACCCTGCCAAGCGTACGTTTCAGGCGCTGCGGATCGCAGTCAACGATGAGCTGCGTGCGGAGGAAGAAGCTTTGGCCCAGGCGATTCGCTGTCTGAATCCAGGGGGCCGGGCGGCTGTAATAACGTTTCATTCCCTTGAGGATCGAATCTGCAAGCAACTATTTGCGAGCCTTTTAGAAAAATGCACTTGTCCGCCGGATTTTCCGAAATGTGTATGCGGCGGCACAGGAAAGCTTCGGTTAGTAAACCGCAAGCCGATCGTTCCGAGTGAGCAGGAGCTGGAGTCCAATCCACGTGCTCGTTCGGCCAAGCTGCGAATCGCAGAAAAATTGTGA
- a CDS encoding cell division initiation protein: MAYTNGNLALQPKRKPEQKPAIKQNKRVVVKRKTLTMQEKLLYLFTVIACVLVAGVIIFRYAEIYKLSVEIKHVTSEYEAVNVELKELKKQVEMLSDPEFIRKMAESQGMVNNYQPGITVNTGKEETATAMGE, from the coding sequence GTGGCCTATACGAATGGGAATTTGGCTCTGCAGCCGAAGAGAAAGCCGGAGCAGAAGCCAGCAATTAAGCAAAACAAACGGGTGGTCGTCAAAAGAAAAACGTTAACGATGCAGGAAAAGCTGCTGTACCTGTTTACTGTAATAGCATGCGTGCTTGTTGCAGGCGTTATTATTTTCAGGTATGCCGAAATTTATAAACTGAGTGTGGAAATTAAACATGTGACCAGTGAATATGAAGCGGTAAACGTCGAGCTGAAAGAGCTGAAGAAGCAGGTTGAAATGTTGAGCGATCCGGAGTTTATTCGGAAAATGGCGGAAAGCCAAGGGATGGTCAACAATTATCAGCCGGGAATAACGGTTAATACAGGCAAAGAGGAAACGGCTACTGCAATGGGTGAGTAA
- a CDS encoding penicillin-binding transpeptidase domain-containing protein, producing MVKRIRMRTLFFGGVITLLFLILIGRIFYVQVVDRDTWYTMAKERWADSETLVANRGTITDRNGNVLAMDALAYNVAVNPKQIDSLGIADKVVEGLNAILNKPQDGLRKIVTAKNDKGEFYAQRELRDGGWNIDKSVADKIKELRDELKKENKVNDVGIYLYDDQKRYYPRNTMASQLLGYVDKDGKALAGIESFFNDKLKGTNGEIKYEKDGKRVQLAEGDVVYEPVVDGQDITLTLDNEIQHYVEEAIKQVADKYQPKSITAIAADPNTMEILAMANYPTFNPNTYWDTNFENAYNHAIKSLYEPGSTFKIVTLAAAVEEGLFNPNAEFQSGSINVPGNPVRDSNRVGWGKISYLDGLKHSSNVAFVKLGWQMLGGEKLVDYINRFGFGQPTGIQLGNESKGVININLSIPSDIARASFGQGPVSVTPIQQIAAVAAVANGGNLMQPQIIKQIYNPNTNTTQKFEPKVVRRVISEETSNKVGEYLEQVVSDQSNGTGKNAYIEGYRVAGKTGTAQKIINGKYSKNKYVVSFIGYAPVENPKVVVYIVVDEPNDPLAGGGTVAAPAFKEIVYKTLRHMGVMPDNALEEAITDKKTPTVKLPDVTEKNLSQAQAELKARNVMFEVVGTGTTVVKQVPAAGENIAPTQRVYLVTEQQDKLTIPDMTGLSLRDALEVASLMNVQLLAEGEGFIISQKEDKQGDKRILRVQLSPPTGAEGAITAEEALENAKEQENAVTEDEASSSSSMQDDVEDTQEIQEQ from the coding sequence ATGGTAAAACGAATCAGAATGCGCACGCTATTTTTTGGAGGGGTAATTACCCTCCTTTTTCTTATTCTAATTGGCAGAATTTTCTATGTGCAAGTCGTTGATAGAGACACTTGGTATACGATGGCAAAAGAACGTTGGGCTGATTCAGAAACTTTAGTAGCGAATAGGGGGACCATTACGGATCGAAATGGCAATGTGCTGGCGATGGATGCGCTTGCGTATAATGTGGCAGTCAATCCGAAGCAGATTGATAGCTTGGGTATTGCCGATAAGGTCGTAGAGGGGCTGAATGCGATTTTGAACAAGCCGCAGGATGGGCTGCGCAAAATCGTAACCGCCAAAAACGATAAAGGTGAATTTTACGCGCAGCGTGAGCTTCGTGATGGCGGCTGGAATATTGATAAATCGGTGGCTGACAAAATCAAAGAGCTGCGGGATGAGCTGAAGAAAGAAAACAAAGTAAATGACGTTGGCATTTATTTATATGATGATCAAAAACGTTATTATCCCCGCAATACGATGGCATCCCAACTGCTAGGCTATGTGGACAAGGACGGCAAAGCGCTTGCGGGCATCGAATCCTTTTTCAATGACAAGCTTAAGGGCACGAATGGTGAAATCAAGTATGAGAAGGACGGCAAGCGTGTTCAGCTAGCGGAAGGAGACGTCGTTTATGAGCCAGTCGTAGACGGACAGGATATTACGCTGACGCTGGATAATGAAATTCAGCATTATGTAGAGGAAGCGATCAAGCAAGTAGCAGATAAATATCAGCCTAAAAGCATCACGGCTATAGCTGCTGACCCTAATACGATGGAAATTCTCGCCATGGCGAATTATCCGACCTTTAATCCGAATACGTACTGGGATACGAACTTTGAAAATGCGTATAATCACGCGATTAAATCCTTGTACGAGCCGGGTTCAACGTTCAAAATTGTAACGCTGGCCGCTGCGGTCGAAGAAGGGCTGTTCAATCCAAATGCAGAATTTCAATCAGGGAGCATTAATGTGCCGGGTAATCCTGTTCGAGATTCGAATCGGGTAGGATGGGGGAAGATCTCCTATTTGGATGGCCTCAAGCATTCCAGTAACGTCGCTTTCGTAAAACTAGGCTGGCAAATGCTCGGCGGCGAGAAGCTCGTTGATTACATTAATCGCTTTGGCTTCGGTCAGCCGACAGGCATTCAACTGGGCAATGAATCCAAGGGTGTTATCAACATTAATCTGAGCATCCCCAGTGATATTGCACGGGCGTCATTCGGGCAAGGTCCCGTATCCGTAACGCCGATTCAACAAATTGCCGCAGTCGCTGCTGTAGCAAATGGCGGCAATTTGATGCAGCCGCAAATTATTAAGCAAATATACAATCCGAATACAAATACGACCCAGAAGTTTGAGCCGAAGGTCGTACGCAGAGTGATATCCGAGGAAACATCGAATAAGGTCGGCGAATATTTGGAGCAGGTTGTATCCGACCAATCAAACGGAACTGGAAAAAATGCCTATATTGAAGGCTACCGTGTAGCAGGTAAAACCGGTACGGCACAAAAAATTATTAATGGGAAATATTCCAAAAATAAATATGTCGTTTCGTTCATTGGCTACGCACCGGTAGAAAATCCGAAGGTCGTTGTCTATATAGTCGTCGATGAGCCGAATGATCCGCTTGCGGGCGGGGGTACAGTTGCCGCTCCAGCCTTCAAGGAAATCGTCTATAAAACGTTGCGGCACATGGGCGTTATGCCGGATAACGCGCTGGAGGAAGCAATTACGGATAAGAAAACGCCAACGGTTAAGCTGCCGGATGTTACCGAAAAGAATTTGTCTCAGGCGCAGGCCGAGCTTAAAGCACGCAATGTGATGTTTGAGGTTGTTGGCACCGGGACTACAGTAGTCAAGCAGGTTCCGGCTGCCGGGGAGAACATCGCTCCGACCCAGCGAGTGTACCTTGTTACCGAGCAGCAGGATAAGCTAACTATTCCCGATATGACGGGGCTGTCATTGCGTGATGCTCTGGAGGTTGCTTCACTGATGAATGTGCAGCTGCTTGCAGAAGGCGAAGGCTTTATCATTTCCCAGAAGGAAGACAAGCAGGGGGATAAGCGGATTTTGCGCGTACAGCTTTCGCCGCCAACTGGAGCAGAGGGTGCTATAACGGCAGAGGAAGCTTTAGAAAATGCAAAGGAGCAGGAGAACGCTGTTACAGAGGACGAGGCTTCTTCTAGCAGCTCGATGCAGGATGACGTAGAGGATACGCAGGAAATTCAAGAGCAATAG